The Mytilus trossulus isolate FHL-02 chromosome 13, PNRI_Mtr1.1.1.hap1, whole genome shotgun sequence genome has a segment encoding these proteins:
- the LOC134695165 gene encoding uncharacterized protein LOC134695165, which produces MASFFVLTTVAILAGVNAYGMKKMPPPMEMMPMKPMMPMEMMPMEMMGGMGGKGGMMDMMPMEMMPMKPDMPMEMMGGMGGKGGMMEMMKMKEMMDMMKMKDMMKMKEMMEMKGKMEMMPKMMEMMPMKMMEMMKPDMPMPMGMMEMMKPEMPMPMMMMDMMKPDMPMPMEMMKMMEMMKPDMPMPMEMMKMMDMMKPDMPMPMKMKMMEMMKPDMPMPMKMMKMMDMMKPDMPMPMKMMDMMKPDMPMPMKMKMMEMMKPDMPMPMPMGMMDMMKPDMPMPMPMMEMMKPDMPMPMKMMKMMDMMKPDMPMPMPMPMMDMMKPNMPMPMKMMKMMDMMKPDMPMPMPMKKGY; this is translated from the coding sequence ATGGCTTCATTTTTCGTGCTAACAACTGTAGCCATATTGGCTGGCGTTAATGCCTATGGAATGAAAAAGATGCCACCACCAATGGAAATGATGCCAATGAAGCCTATGATGCCAATGGAAATGATGCCAATGGAAATGATGGGCGGTATGGGCGGTAAAGGTGGCATGATGGACATGATGCCAATGGAAATGATGCCAATGAAGCCTGATATGCCAATGGAAATGATGGGCGGTATGGGCGGCAAAGGTGGCATGATGgaaatgatgaaaatgaaagaaatgatggacatgatgaaaatgaaagatatgatgaaaatgaaagaaatgatGGAGATGAAAGGAAAGATGGAAATGATGCCAAAAATGATGGAAATGATGCCAATGAAAATGATGGAAATGATGAAGCCAGATATGCCAATGCCAATGGGAATGATGGAGATGATGAAACCTGAAATGCCAATGCCAATGATGATGATGGACATGATGAAACCTGACATGCCAATGCCAATGGAAATGATGAAAATGATGGAAATGATGAAACCTGATATGCCAATGCCAATGGAAATGATGAAAATGATGGACATGATGAAACCTGATATGCCAATgccaatgaaaatgaaaatgatggaAATGATGAAGCCTGATATGCCAATGCCaatgaaaatgatgaaaatgatgGACATGATGAAACCAGATATGCCAATGCCAATGAAAATGATGGACATGATGAAACCAGATATGCCCATgccaatgaaaatgaaaatgatggaAATGATGAAGCCTGATATGCCAATGCCAATGCCAATGGGAATGATGGACATGATGAAACCAGATATGCCAATGCCAATGCCAATGATGGAAATGATGAAACCTGACATGCCAATGCCaatgaaaatgatgaaaatgatgGACATGATGAAACCAGATATGCCAATGCCAATGCCAATGCCAATGATGGACATGATGAAACCTAATATGCCAATGCCaatgaaaatgatgaaaatgatgGACATGATGAAACCTGATATGCCAATGCCAATGCCTATGAAGAAAGGATACTAA